From Ficedula albicollis isolate OC2 chromosome 7, FicAlb1.5, whole genome shotgun sequence:
NNNNNNNNNNNNNNNNNNNNNNNNNNNNNNNNNNNNNNNNNNNNNNNNNNNNNNNNNNNNNNNNNNNNNNNNNNNNNNNNNNNNNNNNNNNNNNNNNNNNNNNNNNNNNNNNNNNNNNNNNNNNNNNNNNNNNNNNNNNNNNNNNNNNNNNNNNNNNNNNNNNNNNNNNNNNNNNNNNNNNNNNNNNNNNNNNNNNNNNNNNNNNNNNNNNNNNNNNNNNNNNNNNNNNNNNNNNNNNNNNNNNNNNNNNNNNNNNNNNNNNNNNNNNNNNNNNNNNNNNNNNNNNNNNNNNNNNNNNNNNNNNNNNNNNNNNNNNNNNNNNNNNNNNNNNNNNNNNNNNNNNNNNNNNNNNNNNNNNNNNNNNNNNNNNNNNNNNNNNNNNNNNNNNNNNNNNNNNNNNNNNNNNNNNNNNNNNNNNNNNNNNNNNNNNNNNNNNNNNNNNNNNNNNNNNNNNNNNNNNNNNNNNNNNNNNNNNNNNNNNNNNNNNNNNNNNNNNNNNNNNNNNNNNNNNNNNNNNNNNNNNNNNNNNNNNNNNNNNNNNNNNNNNNNNNNNNNNNNNNNNNNNNNNNNNNNNNNNNNNNNNNNNNNNNNNNNNNNNNNNNNNNNNNNNNNNNNNNNNNNNNNNNNNNNNNNNNNNNNNNNNNNNNNNNNNNNNNNNNNNNNNNNNNNNNNNNNNNNNNNNNNNNNNNNNNNNNNNNNNNNNNNNNNNNNNNNNNNNNNNNNNNNNNNNNNNNNNNNNNNNNNNNNNNNNNNNNNNNNNNNNNNNNNNNNNNNNNNNNNNNNNNNNNNNNNNNNNNNNNNNNNNNNNNNNNNNNNNNNNNNNNNNNNNNNNNNNNNNNNNNNNNNNNNNNNNNNNNNNNNNNNNNNNNNNNNNNNNNNNNNNNNNNNNNNNNNNNNNNNNNNNNNNNNNNNNNNNNNNNNNNNNNNNNNNNNNNNNNNNNNNNNNNNNNNNNNNNNNNNNNNNNNNNNNNNNNNNNNNNNNNNNNNNNNNNNNNNNNNNNNNNNNNNNNNNNNNNNNNNNNNNNNNNNNNNNNNNNNNNNNNNNNNNNNNNNNNNNNNNNNNNNNNNNNNNNNNNNNNNNNNNNNNNNNNNNNNNNNNNNNNNNNNNNNNNNNNNNNNNNNNNNNNNNNNNNNNNNNNNNNNNNNNNNNNNNNNNNNNNNNNNNNNNNNNNNNNNNNNNNNNNNNNNNNNNNNNNNNNNNNNNNNNNNNNNNNNNNNNNNNNNNNNNNNNNNNNNNNNNNNNNNNNNNNNNNNNNNNNNNNNNNNNNNNNNNNNNNNNNNNNNNNNNNNNNNNNNNNNNNNNNNNNNNNNNNNNNNNNNNNNNNNNNNNNNNNNNNNNNNNNNNNNNNNNNNNNNNNNNNNNNNNNNNNNNNNNNNNNNNNNNNNNNNNNNNNNNNNNNNNNNNNNNNNNNNNNNNNNNNNNNNNNNNNNNNNNNNNNNNNNNNNNNNNNNNNNNNNNNNNNNNNNNNNNNNNNNNNNNNNNNNNNNNNNNNNNNNNNNNNNNNNNNNNNNNNNNNNNNNNNNNNNNNNNNNNNNNNNNNNNNNNNNNNNNNNNNNNNNNNNNNNNNNNNNNNNNNNNNNNNNNNNNNNNNNNNNNNNNNNNNNNNNNNNNNNNNNNNNNNNNNNNNNNNNNNNNNNNNNNNNNNNNNNNNNNNNNNNNNNNNNNNNNNNNNNNNNNNNNNNNNNNNNNNNNNNNNNNNNNNNNNNNNNNNNNNNNNNNNNNNNNNNNNNNNNNNNNNNNNNNNNNNNNNNNNNNNNNNNNNNNNNNNNNNNNNNNNNNNNNNNNNNNNNNNNNNNNNNNNNNNNNNNNNNNNNNNNNNNNNNNNNNNNNNNNNNNNNNNNNNNNNNNNNNNNNNNNNNNNNNNNNNNNNNNNNNNNNNNNNNNNNNNNNNNNNNNNNNNNNNNNNNNNNNNNNNNNNNNNNNNNNNNNNNNNNNNNNNNNNNNNNNNNNNNNNNNNNNNNNNNNNNNNNNNNNNNNNNNNNNNNNNNNNNNNNNNNNNNNNNNNNNNNNNNNNNNNNNNNNNNNNNNNNNNNNNNNNNNNNNNNNNNNNNNNNNNNNNNNNNNNNNNNNNNNNNNNNNNNNNNNNNNNNNNNNNNNNNNNNNNNNNNNNNNNNNNNNNNNNNNNNNNNNNNNNNNNNNNNNNNNNNNNNNNNNNNNNNNNNNNNNNNNNNNNNNNNNNNNNNNNNNNNNNNNNNNNNNNNNNNNNNNNNNNNNNNNNNNNNNNNNNNNNNNNNNNNNNNNNNNNNNNNNNNNNNNNNNNNNNNNNNNNNNNNNNNNNNNNNNNNNNNNNNNNNNNNNNNNNNNNNNNNNNNNNNNNNNNNNNNNNNNNNNNNNNNNNNNNNNNNNNNNNNNNNNNNNNNNNNNNNNNNNNNNNNNNNNNNNNNNNNNNNNNNNNNNNNNNNNNNNNNNNNNNNNNNNNNNNNNNNNNNNNNNNNNNNNNNNNNNNNNNNNNNNNNNNNNNNNNNNNNNNNNNNNNNNNNNNNNNNNNNNNNNNNNNNNNNNNNNNNNNNNNNNNNNNNNNNNNNNNNNNNNNNNNNNNNNNNNNNNNNNNNNNNNNNNNNNNNNNNNNNNNNNNNNNNNNNNNNNNNNNNNNNNNNNNNNNNNNNNNNNNNNNNNNNNNNNNNNNNNNNNNNNNNNNNNNNNNNNNNNNNNNNNNNNNNNNNNNNNNNNNNNNNNNNNNNNNNNNNNNNNNNNNNNNNNNNNNNNNNNNNNNNNNNNNNNNNNNNNNNNNNNNNNNNNNNNNNNNNNNNNNNNNNNNNNNNNNNNNNNNNNNNNNNNNNNNNNNNNNNNNNNNNNNNNNNNNNNNNNNNNNNNNNNNNNNNNNNNNNNNNNNNNNNNNNNNNNNNNNNNNNNNNNNNNNNNNNNNNNNNNNNNNNNNNNNNNNNNNNNNNNNNNNNNNNNNNNNNNNNNNNNNNNNNNNNNNNNNNNNNNNNNNNNNNNNNNNNNNNNNNNNNNNNNNNNNNNNNNNNNNNNNNNNNNNNNNNNNNNNNNNNNNNNNNNNNNNNNNNNNNNNNNNNNNNNNNNNNNNNNNNNNNNNNNNNNNNNNNNNNNNNNNNNNNNNNNNNNNNNNNNNNNNNNNNNNNNNNNNNNNNNNNNNNNNNNNNNNNNNNNNNNNNNNNNNNNNNNNNNNNNNNNNNNNNNNNNNNNNNNNNNNNNNNNNNNNNNNNNNNNNNNNNNNNNNNNNNNNNNNNNNNNNNNNNNNNNNNNNNNNNNNNNNNNNNNNNNNNNNNNNNNNNNNNNNNNNNNNNNNNNNNNNNNNNNNNNNNNNNNNNNNNNNNNNNNNNNNNNNNNNNNNNNNNNNNNNNNNNNNNNNNNNNNNNNNNNNNNNNNNNNNNNNNNNNNNNNNNNNNNNNNNNNNNNNNNNNNNNNNNNNNNNNNNNNNNNNNNNNNNNNNNNNNNNNNNNNNNNNNNNNNNNNNNNNNNNNNNNNNNNNNNNNNNNNNNNNNNNNNNNNNNNNNNNNNNNNNNNNNNNNNNNNNNNNNNNNNNNNNNNNNNNNNNNNNNNNNNNNNNNNNNNNNNNNNNNNNNNNNNNNNNNNNNNNNNNNNNNNNNNNNNNNNNNNNNNNNNNNNNNNNNNNNNNNNNNNNNNNNNNNNNNNNNNNNNNNNNNNNNNNNNNNNNNNNNNNNNNNNNNNNNNNNNNNNNNNNNNNNNNNNNNNNNNNNNNNNNNNNNNNNNNNNNNNNNNNNNNNNNNNNNNNNNNNNNNNNNNNNNNNNNNNNNNNNNNNNNNNNNNNNNNNNNNNNNNNNNNNNNNNNNNNNNNNNNNNNNNNNNNNNNNNNNNNNNNNNNNNNNNNNNNNNNNNNNNNNNNNNNNNNNNNNNNNNNNNNNNNNNNNNNNNNNNNNNNNNNNNNNNNNNNNNNNNNNNNNNNNNNNNNNNNNNNNNNNNNNNNNNNNNNNNNNNNNNNNNNNNNNNNNNNNNNNNNNNNNNNNNNNNNNNNNNNNNNNNNNNNNNNNNNNNNNNNNNNNNNNNNNNNNNNNNNNNNNNNNNNNNNNNNNNNNNNNNNNNNNNNNNNNNNNNNNNNNNNNNNNNNNNNNNNNNNNNNNNNNNNNNNNNNNNNNNNNNNNNNNNNNNNNNNNNNNNNNNNNNNNNNNNNNNNNNNNNNNNNNNNNNNNNNNNNNNNNNNNNNNNNNNNNNNNNNNNNNNNNNNNNNNNNNNNNNNNNNNNNNNNNNNNNNNNNNNNNNNNNNNNNNNNNNNNNNNNNNNNNNNNNNNNNNNNNNNNNNNNNNNNNNNNNNNNNNNNNNNNNNNNNNNNNNNNNNNNNNNNNNNNNNNNNNNNNNNNNNNNNNNNNNNNNNNNNNNNNNNNNNNNNNNNNNNNNNNNNNNNNNNNNNNNNNNNNNNNNNNNNNNNNNNNNNNNNNNNNNNNNNNNNNNNNNNNNNNNNNNNNNNNNNNNNNNNNNNNNNNNNNNNNNNNNNNNNNNNNNNNNNNNNNNNNNNNNNNNNNNNNNNNNNNNNNNNNNNNNNNNNNNNNNNNNNNNNNNNNNNNNNNNNNNNNNNNNNNNNNNNNNNNNNNNNNNNNNNNNNNNNNNNNNNNNNNNNNNNNNNNNNNNNNNNNNNNNNNNNNNNNNNNNNNNNNNNNNNNNNNNNNNNNNNNNNNNNNNNNNNNNNNNNNNNNNNNNNNNNNNNNNNNNNNNNNNNNNNNNNNNNNNNNNNNNNNNNNNNNNNNNNNNNNNNNNNNNNNNNNNNNNNNNNNNNNNNNNNNNNNNNNNNNNNNNNNNNNNNNNNNNNNNNNNNNNNNNNNNNNNNNNNNNNNNNNNNNNNNNNNNNNNNNNNNNNNNNNNNNNNNNNNNNNNNNNNNNNNNNNNNNNNNNNNNNNNNNNNNNNNNNNNNNNNNNNNNNNNNNNNNNNNNNNNNNNNNNNNNNNNNNNNNNNNNNNNNNNNNNNNNNNNNNNNNNNNNNNNNNNNNNNNNNNNNNNNNNNNNNNNNNNNNNNNNNNNNNNNNNNNNNNNNNNNNNNNNNNNNNNNNNNNNNNNNNNNNNNNNNNNNNNNNNNNNNNNNNNNNNNNNNNNNNNNNNNNNNNNNNNNNNNNNNNNNNNNNNNNNNNNNNNNNNNNNNNNNNNNNNNNNNNNNNNNNNNNNNNNNNNNNNNNNNNNNNNNNNNNNNNNNNNNNNNNNNNNNNNNNNNNNNNNNNNNNNNNNNNNNNNNNNNNNNNNNNNNNNNNNNNNNNNNNNNNNNNNNNNNNNNNNNNNNNNNNNNNNNNNNNNNNNNNNNNNNNNNNNNNNNNNNNNNNNNNNNNNNNNNNNNNNNNNNNNNNNNNNNNNNNNNNNNNNNNNNNNNNNNNNNNNNNNNNNNNNNNNNNNNNNNNNNNNNNNNNNNNNNNNNNNNNNNNNNNNNNNNNNNNNNNNNNNNNNNNNNNNNNNNNNAGTCGCCCACAGTACCACAGTTGCCTGCAAAACGCAAAGCGCCCCGAGGCAGTGCTCAGTGCCGAGGTGTCCGTGTGGCAGGGCCCCAGAGGAGATGCAGGGGGAGCACCCggcctgctgctcctgagcctggCCCTAGCCCAGCTTCCAGCCCAGCGCCCGagactgggagctgcagggcgCTGGGCAGAGCATGGAGAGCTGCTAGAGAGGGCACCTGGAGGGTGAGCAAAGGCCAGGGGCAGAAACTCACAGCCAGGGCAAAGACGGCCTCGTTGTCCTCTCTGGAGAACATGCTGGACTCCATCacagagagcagtgctgcaagCACCTCCTGCACTACCTGTCCCGACGAGCCGATGGTTCTCCACATCAGGACGGCAGCTCTGTGGGACCAGAGCTGTGCATCAGTACCAGCCCCGTGCAGCTGAGTGGGGCCAGGTGACAGAGCCCCGGTGGcctgaggggcagggagggagcatgGCAGCAGGCTCGGCAAACAGGGGGCCCGAGGGCCCCGGAGCTCTACGCCTGACCCCACTGCACAGGCTGTACAGCGCGGTGGCCCTACAGGCCGGCGAGCCCTGAGCTGCCAAGGCATTTGTGCCCCGTACCGGTCACACGATGGGGCACGGCACAGGAGACTCATCACCACGTGAACGGGGTGTTCTTCAGCCAGTGTCACAAGGACATTTTGCAGCCCGGCGTCCACAGTGACACAGTACATGAGTCTCTGGTGAATGTCTGCCACGATGGCTGGCACCTGGAGGGGGCACAAAACGGACTTGGAGTGCTGTCCATGGGAGTGACGTCCCCAGTTTGCCCCAAGAAGCTCTTGCATGCGCAGCGCACTGTGCTGGCCTCAAAGGCTGAGGGAGTACAGCAGACGTGGCTTGAGGGGCCACGCGATCCTGGGAGGCCTTCAGCCCGGGCCCCGGGGTGCCTACCTGCTGTGGAGAAAAAGCACCCTCCTCCTGGGCAAAGTCCAGAGTGGGAGCAGGAATGTCAGTCTGGCTGGCCATGGAGTCAGTATCTGACATGCTCCCTGCGAGGGTGTCTGTGCTGGCCACGCTCTCAGCCCGGGCCGTGGCAGCCTTGGCGCTGCCCTCAGCGGTGACCCggcctgctgctcctgagcctggCCCTAGCCCAGCTTCCAGCCCAGCGCCCGagactgggagctgcagggcgCTGGGCAGAGCATGGAGAGCTGCTAGAGAGGGCACCTGGAGGGTGAGCAAAGGCCAGGGGCAGAAACTCACAGCCAGGGCAAAGACGGCCTCGTTGTCCTCTCTGGAGAACATGCTGGACTCCATCacagagagcagtgctgcaagCACCTCCTGCACTACCTGTCCCGACGAGCCGATGGTTCTCCACATCAGGACGGCAGCTCTGTGGGACCAGAGCTGTGCATCAGTACCAGCCCCGTGCAGCTGAGTGGGGCCAGGTGACAGAGCCCCGGTGGcctgaggggcagggagggagcatgGCAGCAGGCTCGGCAAACAGGGGGCCCGAGGGCCCCGGAGCTCTACGCCTGACCCCACTGCACAGGCTGTACAGCGCGGTGGCCCTACAGGCCGGCGAGCCCTGAGCTGCCAAGGCATTTGTGCCCCGTACCGGTCACACGatggggcacagcacaggagactCATGACCACGTGAACAGGGTGTTCTTCAGCCAGCGTCACAAGGACATTTTGCAGCCCGGCACCACGTGAACGGGGTGTTCTTCAGCCAGTGTCACAAGGACATTTTGCAGCCCGGCGTCCACAGTGACACAGTACATGAGTCTCTGGTGAATGTCTGCCACGATGGCTGGCACCTGGAGGGGGCACAAAAGGGACTTGGAGTGCTGTCCATGGGAGTGACGTCCCCAGTTTGCCCCAAGAAGCTCTTGCATGCGCAGCGCACTGTGCTGGCCTCAAAGGCTGAGGGAGTACAGCAGACGTGGCTTGAGGGGCCACGCGATCCTGGGAGGCCTTCAGGCCGGGCCCCGGGGTGCCTACctgctgaggagaaaaagcacCCTCCTCCTGGGGAAAGTCCAGAGTGGGAGCAGGAATGTCAGTCTGGCTGGCCATGGAGTCAGTATCTGACATGCTCCCTGCGAGGGTGTCTGTGCTGGCCACGCTCTCAGCCCGGGCCGTGGCAGCCTTGGCGCTGCCCTCAGCCGTTGCCATGGCAGAGTCTGCTGCGCGTGCAGAGGACTCTGTGCTGGCaccaggctctgcctgcagctcgCTGGGCCTGCAGTCGGGCTGGGCTGTTTCCTCGGGTGCTGTGGCCGTGGTCTTCCTACGGCGAGTGCGCAGGAACCTCcgcagcacctgcagcagaacGAAGGGCGGTGAGGGAGGGACGCTCCGTGCTGTGCTCCGTGCGCGGTGCTGGGCCGGGCAGCGACAGAAGGCCCGGCCCAGGTGGGGGTGGCCGCAGGTACCTGCACAGCTCTGCGGAAGCGGAGTGCTCCGCTCTCTGCGTCCTGTCCCGTCGCAAGCACCGAGCACTCTGGCGTGGCCGCCTCGCCGCCAGCACCTATGTCACCTCGTGCCACCAACGGTTGCTTGGACACCGCGTCCCACAACGTTCCACTCGGTTCCACGGTCACCGTGCTCCACCCTGTCACCAACGGCTGCTTGGACACGCTGCCACGGGCCCTGGGGCCGCCCCAGCCCCCCCCAAAGTGCCCCGGTGTCTAAGACAGCCCGGGACACACGCAGACCGGCCAAGCGCTCAGGGAAGCACTCTCCACGGTGCCTGGCCCGTGCAGCCTGCTCGCTGctggccctggagcagagcagcttgcctcttttttgtgtttgccaGCAAGAGGCAAACACATCTTGCCGAGGGTTAAGAACACACCAGATAGGGAAGATGGCATTAGTGTGTGCAATAGAGGCCTTTGGATTCACAGCTCTCCGAGAGAGCTTTGGGGCTTTCATCTGGGCAGAGATGGTCCGGCTCACACCTGTGCTCAGAGTGGGGGAACACACCCTGCCGCG
This genomic window contains:
- the LOC107603742 gene encoding uncharacterized protein LOC107603742, yielding MCLPLAGKHKKEASCSAPGPAASRLHGPGTVESASLSAWPVCPLVTGWSTVTVEPSGTLWDAVSKQPLVARGDIGAGGEAATPECSVLATGQDAESGALRFRRAVQVLRRFLRTRRRKTTATAPEETAQPDCRPSELQAEPGASTESSARAADSAMATAEGSAKAATARAESVASTDTLAGSMSDTDSMASQTDIPAPTLDFPQEEGAFSPQQVPAIVADIHQRLMYCVTVDAGLQNVLVTLAEEHPVHVVMSLLCRAPSCDRAAVLMWRTIGSSGQVVQEVLAALLSVMESSMFSREDNEAVFALAATVVLWGDAPWLEPLVFLHRHAPAQPAHLGAASLGSGGAGILCGGEPEGRQPWPCPAPXGQVRPPSPCCQHWCPEPGVPHIVPVVVARGHWHRGTAEQAGRGWERGGPRSSRLPSGPRPFAGRWAKITRLCESVLAEVCSPGSEPWCLCPPSRETRHGLSPLCSCIATHLRSLPIWGPPRWGLAALAFFVEQLQDKNPAAEEPVSFGDRRMQLKIGPAVEHTGPAGDPGTALVCHS